One stretch of Desulfovibrio sp. UCD-KL4C DNA includes these proteins:
- a CDS encoding FAD-dependent oxidoreductase has translation MATETVCINGVEDGKRLESRILEELIQKSVRQGARKLEIDALGQHGIGGRLWISKEEPIEIDVVGSPGQRLGSKGFPGTTITVHGSVSDDVGWLNAGAEIIVLGNGSNGACNAMAQGKVLIAGSIGARGMTMTKTNPRFDEPELWVLGSVGDYFAEFMAGGTAVVCGYEGQNSENVLGYRPCVGMVGGRIFVRGPNNGFSQSDSILEPISDADWTWLTENLKENLARIGKSEVYEKLINRSDWQLIRAKTPFEKKGKVRRSMTEFRAKVWDEELGRGGLIGDLTDLDRSPIGLVPTGNLRRFVPVWENSKYAAPCQSSCPTGIPVQERWQLVRDGLVDEAVDLALAYTPFPATVCGYLCPNLCMSGCTRGIKNLASVDITKLGREGVKSKAPKLPPLSGKKVAIIGGGPAGISTAWQIRMKGHEVVIYDMAETLGGKIASAIPSSRIPKEVLEAELKRAAEVIPHVHLHKAMDGDDFAELKQTNDAVVLAIGAQKPRMIPIPGHEMITPALTFLKDAVKGTAKVGKKVVIIGAGNVGCDVATECGRLGAESITLIDIQEPASFGKERKEAEAVGAKFKWPCFTQEVTKEGVLLKSGELIEADTVLLSIGDTPDVDFLPEGIALDRGHVVVNDNYQTTDPKVYAIGDTVRPGLLTHAIGHGRRAAEVIDEIFTGKRPEAVAKQVIDYSRMTLEYFDPRLTEFSDMQQCASECSSCGSCRDCGLCETVCPQGAISRKDLGGKKFEMAVNPDKCIGCGFCGNVCPCGIWNLVENTPLG, from the coding sequence ATGGCTACAGAAACAGTATGCATAAACGGCGTTGAAGACGGTAAACGTCTTGAATCGCGCATTCTTGAAGAACTCATTCAAAAGAGTGTTCGTCAAGGCGCCCGCAAGCTTGAAATAGATGCCCTTGGTCAACATGGAATTGGTGGACGGTTGTGGATTTCCAAAGAAGAGCCGATTGAAATCGACGTTGTAGGCTCTCCCGGTCAGCGTTTGGGCTCAAAAGGGTTCCCAGGAACAACTATAACTGTGCACGGCTCAGTCTCTGATGACGTCGGCTGGCTTAATGCCGGAGCGGAAATTATTGTTTTAGGCAACGGTTCCAACGGTGCATGCAATGCTATGGCGCAGGGTAAAGTTCTGATTGCCGGAAGTATTGGTGCCCGCGGAATGACGATGACTAAGACTAACCCAAGATTTGACGAACCTGAATTATGGGTGCTCGGATCTGTCGGTGACTATTTTGCCGAGTTCATGGCTGGAGGAACCGCAGTAGTCTGTGGTTACGAAGGTCAGAATTCAGAGAATGTCTTAGGGTATAGACCTTGCGTAGGTATGGTTGGCGGACGTATTTTTGTTCGTGGCCCTAACAATGGTTTTTCTCAGTCTGATTCTATTCTTGAACCTATCAGTGATGCTGATTGGACATGGCTTACTGAAAATCTTAAAGAAAATTTGGCTAGAATCGGTAAATCAGAAGTTTATGAAAAGTTGATTAACCGTTCTGACTGGCAACTTATCAGAGCCAAAACTCCTTTTGAAAAAAAAGGGAAAGTTCGCCGTTCAATGACAGAGTTCCGTGCGAAAGTATGGGATGAAGAGCTTGGACGCGGTGGTTTGATTGGTGATTTGACTGATCTTGATAGGTCACCGATAGGTCTGGTCCCGACAGGTAATCTAAGAAGATTTGTTCCTGTTTGGGAAAATAGTAAATATGCAGCTCCTTGTCAGTCCAGTTGCCCTACCGGAATACCTGTTCAGGAACGCTGGCAGCTTGTTCGCGATGGCCTTGTTGATGAAGCTGTTGATCTAGCCCTTGCGTATACTCCGTTTCCTGCAACAGTCTGCGGATATTTATGCCCGAATTTGTGTATGTCAGGCTGTACACGCGGAATAAAGAATCTTGCCTCAGTTGATATTACGAAGCTTGGGCGGGAAGGAGTTAAGAGCAAGGCCCCTAAGTTACCTCCGCTTTCCGGCAAAAAAGTAGCGATTATCGGCGGAGGACCTGCCGGAATATCTACTGCATGGCAGATTCGCATGAAAGGTCACGAGGTTGTCATTTATGATATGGCTGAAACTCTCGGCGGAAAAATTGCTTCTGCTATTCCTTCAAGTCGTATTCCTAAGGAAGTTCTTGAAGCTGAGCTCAAAAGAGCCGCGGAAGTTATTCCACATGTCCATTTACATAAAGCAATGGATGGCGATGATTTTGCAGAACTTAAACAGACAAATGATGCTGTCGTTCTTGCAATCGGTGCTCAGAAACCGCGCATGATCCCTATTCCCGGTCATGAAATGATTACTCCTGCACTTACTTTCCTTAAGGATGCAGTGAAGGGTACTGCCAAGGTTGGTAAAAAGGTAGTCATCATTGGAGCCGGTAACGTAGGTTGTGACGTTGCAACTGAGTGCGGACGTCTCGGCGCTGAATCCATCACTTTGATTGATATTCAGGAACCTGCTTCCTTTGGTAAAGAAAGAAAAGAAGCTGAAGCTGTCGGTGCAAAGTTCAAATGGCCATGCTTTACTCAGGAAGTAACGAAAGAAGGGGTGCTCCTTAAATCCGGTGAGCTTATTGAAGCTGATACAGTGCTTCTTTCAATCGGGGATACTCCTGATGTTGATTTTCTACCGGAAGGAATAGCGCTGGATCGCGGTCATGTCGTTGTTAATGACAATTACCAGACTACTGATCCTAAAGTTTACGCAATCGGAGACACTGTTCGCCCCGGTTTGTTGACTCATGCTATCGGGCATGGTCGCAGAGCCGCTGAAGTAATTGACGAAATCTTCACAGGGAAACGTCCTGAAGCTGTTGCAAAACAGGTGATTGATTATAGCAGAATGACTCTTGAATATTTTGATCCGCGTTTGACTGAATTTTCAGACATGCAGCAATGTGCAAGTGAATGTTCATCTTGTGGATCATGCAGAGACTGCGGTCTTTGTGAAACAGTCTGTCCTCAAGGGGCTATATCCCGTAAAGATCTTGGCGGTAAGAAGTTTGAAATGGCTGTTAATCCCGATAAGTGTATTGGCTGCGGTTTCTGCGGAAACGTATGTCCTTGCGGTATCTGGAACCTTGTTGAAAACACACCACTTGGTTAA
- a CDS encoding GrpB family protein, with the protein MYKETTEQKIKRVVAESIDVVPYNPEWSELFEIEKVHMMACFQDDFILRIEHFGSTSVTGLLAKPIVDMIIEISDVERGKNLIPNILEPQGYDCFWRPIGSEDVPPYFTWCIKRDAVGQRSHHLHFVEKGFKDKELRFRDVLRENSEIANEYAKLKVFLAAEYKNDRVAYTAAKGEFIRRILDMPCACHLRLVN; encoded by the coding sequence ATGTATAAAGAAACTACCGAACAAAAAATAAAACGGGTCGTTGCAGAGTCTATAGATGTAGTTCCGTATAATCCTGAATGGTCAGAGTTGTTTGAGATTGAGAAAGTGCATATGATGGCATGTTTTCAGGATGATTTTATTCTACGAATAGAACATTTTGGTTCAACATCAGTTACCGGGTTACTTGCAAAACCTATTGTTGATATGATCATTGAGATCTCGGATGTAGAGCGTGGCAAAAATTTAATTCCGAATATTCTTGAGCCACAGGGGTATGATTGTTTTTGGCGTCCAATTGGCAGTGAAGATGTTCCACCATATTTTACATGGTGTATTAAAAGAGATGCAGTAGGGCAACGTTCACATCATCTACATTTCGTTGAAAAGGGATTTAAGGATAAGGAACTTAGATTTAGAGATGTTTTACGAGAAAATTCGGAGATAGCTAATGAATATGCAAAGCTTAAGGTCTTTTTAGCCGCAGAATATAAAAATGATCGTGTAGCCTATACTGCCGCAAAGGGTGAGTTTATCCGAAGGATTTTAGATATGCCCTGCGCTTGTCATCTTCGTTTAGTTAACTGA
- a CDS encoding RluA family pseudouridine synthase, with protein MTNEKLLDIVYADNKLVVVNKPSGLLSVPGRGPENQDCVVTRVQTMFPECRKFPTVHRLDMDTSGLLVLGLTARAVRELIDQFQNRQVKKRYIALLDGIIKEDEGVIEMAFRLDPYNRPYQVYDPIHGKLGVTHWRKIGVENGMTRVEFSPSTGRTHQLRVHSAHPQGLNCPIVGDRLYGTGTAPGQLKLHAGYLKFMHPKTKEMLEFKIPPLF; from the coding sequence ATGACTAACGAAAAACTTCTGGACATAGTATACGCTGACAACAAGCTGGTCGTTGTGAATAAACCAAGTGGATTACTTTCTGTTCCCGGGCGCGGGCCTGAAAATCAGGATTGCGTTGTTACCCGTGTTCAGACCATGTTTCCTGAATGCCGTAAATTCCCCACAGTTCATCGGTTAGACATGGACACTTCCGGATTACTGGTACTGGGCCTTACCGCCCGCGCTGTACGTGAATTAATTGATCAATTTCAAAACAGACAGGTTAAAAAAAGATATATTGCTTTGCTGGATGGAATAATAAAAGAAGATGAAGGTGTTATAGAAATGGCTTTCAGACTTGATCCGTACAATCGTCCCTATCAGGTATATGACCCGATTCATGGTAAATTAGGCGTAACTCACTGGCGCAAGATTGGAGTAGAAAACGGAATGACAAGAGTTGAATTTAGCCCTTCTACCGGACGCACTCATCAACTGCGCGTCCACTCTGCCCATCCGCAGGGACTTAACTGCCCTATTGTAGGTGATAGACTATATGGAACCGGAACTGCTCCCGGACAACTTAAACTGCACGCCGGATACTTAAAATTTATGCACCCAAAAACAAAAGAAATGCTGGAATTCAAAATTCCACCACTATTTTAA
- a CDS encoding NirD/YgiW/YdeI family stress tolerance protein, with amino-acid sequence MKKMSVIFLVLLVIVAAAATAECQDPKPTNVTTVAEARVSGAETKAVLHGHFIKKINDNKYVFQDSTGEIIVDLSADKAGSLPAESAEVALEGVVEQDIVFAGIEAQKISVLN; translated from the coding sequence ATGAAAAAAATGAGCGTAATATTTCTTGTACTTCTAGTTATTGTAGCGGCCGCAGCAACAGCTGAATGTCAGGATCCAAAGCCTACTAACGTAACGACTGTAGCTGAAGCCAGAGTTTCAGGTGCAGAGACTAAAGCAGTTCTCCATGGTCATTTCATTAAGAAAATTAATGATAACAAATATGTTTTTCAGGATTCGACGGGAGAAATCATTGTTGATCTAAGTGCTGATAAAGCAGGGTCCCTGCCTGCTGAAAGTGCTGAAGTCGCACTCGAAGGTGTTGTCGAGCAGGACATTGTCTTCGCCGGAATCGAAGCCCAGAAAATATCCGTTCTAAATTAA
- a CDS encoding ATP-binding protein yields the protein MKDSLRIKLSIGTGIILAIFFFFLGYYIIDSQKTLLKDRLYMYGSSIASLTARSCSEHLPRFSFFLIENLAISIEQAPQIAFCEIYDIKGVSLLQTGKIISKTHSVKKRPQSGKGIMIVSRPIIYKGKQLGRVDLGLKLDKVNRDIREKTFNLIIIFGACMFCTIITLDAFFTHIIIDPLGILDKSTRKIANREFVTADMGKRTDEIGRLALNFNYMSKNLENLYRNLEFKVYERTQELENANNNLVKAITKSEAMAVEASKGTIAKSQFLAAMSHEIRTPMNAILGMAEILTDSGLNSDQKRFIEILQEAGNSLLHLINEILDLSKIEAGETHFENKEIDVDHLLGKSFKVTALAASGKKLELAYRIDRNVPKKIISDPSRLKQIFVNLIGNAIKFTKRGFVVVEASLNENKLTNDENKVEIHFTVKDSGIGIEKDKIESIFDRFTQEDSSTTRQYGGSGLGLSICKSLCEAMGGKIWVESKKGSGSSIHMNIPFLVNPTFYPNDSILKEKSILVITDQDYSREAFAIRLSSIAKYTHKARSFEIAKTLISEKARIGQSYDLILIKDDIHGWSWDKGVSSLVKLQIPEERIILIASIGHKNIDNSFKGNVLIKPLTLFDLEKVAKEIFIKTDHCIPVKKTAHINKILNVLLVEDNNANCMLIELFFKDLPYKLTITKNGQEALDIATSKHFDLILMDIEMPIMDGYECTGKIREWEKLHGKAHCTIIALTAHALPEVRDKILTAGCDSFLTKPISKVKIIDVLNEHCNANFIHNS from the coding sequence ATGAAAGACAGCTTAAGGATTAAATTATCAATAGGCACCGGTATTATTCTGGCGATTTTTTTCTTTTTTTTGGGGTATTATATCATTGATTCCCAAAAAACTTTATTGAAAGATCGCCTCTACATGTATGGAAGCAGCATAGCATCCTTAACTGCTCGCTCATGCTCAGAACACCTTCCACGATTCAGTTTTTTTCTAATAGAAAATCTCGCCATTTCAATTGAACAAGCGCCTCAAATAGCCTTTTGCGAAATTTATGACATCAAAGGTGTGTCTTTACTACAAACTGGAAAAATAATTTCCAAAACTCACTCTGTCAAAAAAAGACCGCAATCCGGCAAAGGCATAATGATTGTGTCTCGACCTATTATATATAAAGGTAAACAGTTAGGGCGTGTTGATCTCGGACTCAAACTAGATAAAGTCAACCGTGATATTAGAGAAAAAACTTTCAACCTGATTATTATTTTCGGCGCGTGCATGTTCTGCACAATTATTACGCTAGATGCTTTTTTTACCCACATTATAATCGATCCCTTAGGAATACTTGATAAAAGCACAAGAAAGATTGCCAATCGCGAATTTGTCACAGCCGATATGGGAAAAAGAACGGATGAAATAGGAAGGCTGGCACTGAACTTCAACTATATGAGTAAAAACCTGGAAAACTTATACAGAAATCTTGAATTTAAAGTTTACGAAAGAACTCAAGAACTCGAAAACGCTAATAATAACTTAGTTAAAGCGATTACTAAATCGGAAGCGATGGCTGTTGAAGCTTCAAAAGGAACTATTGCCAAGTCACAATTCCTTGCTGCAATGAGCCATGAAATACGCACACCAATGAATGCTATTTTAGGAATGGCTGAGATTCTTACTGACTCCGGGCTGAACAGTGATCAAAAAAGATTCATTGAAATTCTTCAAGAGGCAGGAAACTCATTACTGCACCTTATTAATGAAATTCTTGATTTAAGCAAAATTGAAGCAGGTGAAACACATTTTGAAAATAAAGAGATCGACGTAGATCATCTACTTGGTAAATCCTTTAAAGTAACAGCTCTGGCAGCTAGCGGTAAAAAATTAGAGCTTGCTTATAGAATTGACAGAAATGTCCCAAAGAAAATTATCAGCGACCCTTCAAGGCTAAAGCAAATTTTTGTAAATCTCATCGGAAATGCTATTAAGTTTACCAAAAGAGGATTTGTTGTTGTTGAAGCATCATTAAATGAGAACAAATTAACCAACGATGAAAACAAAGTTGAGATTCATTTTACTGTTAAAGATAGCGGAATAGGAATTGAAAAGGACAAAATTGAAAGTATTTTTGACAGATTTACCCAAGAAGACTCTTCAACAACTCGCCAATACGGAGGTTCAGGACTTGGTCTTTCCATTTGTAAATCACTTTGCGAAGCTATGGGGGGAAAGATTTGGGTGGAAAGTAAAAAAGGGTCCGGCTCCAGCATACATATGAATATTCCTTTTTTAGTGAACCCTACTTTTTATCCTAATGATTCAATTCTCAAAGAGAAGAGCATTCTGGTAATTACTGATCAAGACTACTCTCGTGAAGCTTTTGCAATACGACTTAGCTCCATTGCTAAATATACTCATAAGGCGCGTAGCTTTGAAATAGCCAAAACATTAATAAGTGAAAAAGCACGGATAGGACAAAGTTATGATCTTATTTTAATCAAAGATGACATTCACGGCTGGAGCTGGGATAAAGGAGTTTCATCACTTGTTAAACTGCAAATTCCAGAAGAAAGAATTATCCTAATTGCATCCATTGGTCATAAAAATATCGATAACTCTTTTAAAGGGAATGTCCTTATTAAGCCACTCACATTATTTGATCTTGAAAAAGTTGCAAAAGAAATCTTTATAAAAACAGACCACTGCATCCCAGTTAAGAAAACAGCTCATATAAACAAAATCTTAAATGTGCTCTTGGTGGAAGATAACAATGCGAACTGCATGTTGATTGAACTTTTTTTTAAAGATCTGCCATACAAACTTACCATTACGAAGAATGGTCAAGAAGCTCTTGATATAGCGACGTCAAAGCATTTTGACTTAATTTTGATGGATATTGAAATGCCAATTATGGACGGGTATGAATGCACCGGAAAAATTAGAGAATGGGAAAAACTTCACGGCAAAGCACACTGCACAATTATTGCCTTAACAGCGCATGCTTTACCAGAAGTAAGGGATAAAATACTTACGGCTGGTTGCGACTCCTTCCTGACTAAGCCAATATCAAAAGTTAAAATAATTGATGTATTAAATGAGCACTGCAACGCTAATTTTATTCATAATTCATAA
- a CDS encoding BMP family ABC transporter substrate-binding protein, producing the protein MKKILSEFFILLLLSTTAWADHTVLGLVIGPAGLGNLSFNDMAYSGVRKAQQEFNFKLIILEPEEMGKSELSALKDLAEKSDIVVFLGSQFQRLLPKLARLYTNKKFIMIGVPVESAPNICAAAFTQYEGSFLAGAFAAYMTKTNTIGFIGGVNVPPIQQFEKGFYDGAKYVNPRIKVLVDYVSPAGDFSGFNDVKKGYSLAINQYKNNADIIFSAAGITGNGVIKAAINTGKYVIGVDSNQDYVAKGTILTSMIKRMDVAAYQEIKRVMEGNFSSNTTYYGLKNQGVKLSDMKYTRDKISEDIIRKIDIIKNKIINGEI; encoded by the coding sequence GTGAAAAAAATATTATCAGAATTTTTCATACTGCTACTTCTATCGACTACAGCTTGGGCCGATCATACCGTTTTAGGCCTTGTTATCGGACCTGCGGGGTTAGGGAATTTATCCTTTAACGACATGGCTTACAGCGGAGTAAGAAAAGCTCAGCAAGAATTTAATTTCAAGCTGATAATTCTTGAACCTGAAGAGATGGGCAAATCAGAACTTAGCGCCCTGAAAGATCTTGCAGAAAAATCTGATATAGTCGTTTTTTTAGGTTCCCAATTTCAACGGCTTCTACCAAAGCTGGCCCGACTTTATACAAACAAAAAATTCATCATGATAGGCGTTCCTGTCGAGAGCGCACCGAATATTTGTGCTGCAGCATTCACACAATACGAGGGATCATTTCTTGCTGGAGCTTTTGCCGCTTATATGACCAAGACAAATACCATCGGCTTTATAGGTGGAGTAAATGTACCTCCAATTCAACAGTTTGAGAAAGGCTTCTACGACGGAGCTAAATATGTAAATCCCAGAATTAAAGTGCTTGTTGATTACGTCAGCCCAGCCGGAGATTTTTCAGGATTTAACGATGTGAAAAAAGGATATAGTCTTGCTATCAATCAATACAAAAATAATGCGGATATTATTTTTTCTGCGGCAGGAATTACCGGAAACGGTGTAATTAAGGCAGCCATTAACACCGGAAAATATGTAATAGGAGTTGATTCTAATCAGGATTACGTAGCCAAAGGGACCATACTGACCAGCATGATTAAACGTATGGATGTAGCCGCCTATCAAGAAATTAAAAGAGTAATGGAAGGTAATTTCTCTTCAAATACCACCTATTATGGACTCAAAAACCAAGGAGTAAAGCTCAGCGACATGAAGTACACCCGCGACAAAATCTCAGAAGACATCATAAGAAAAATCGATATAATTAAAAATAAAATTATTAATGGAGAAATTTAA
- a CDS encoding DMT family transporter gives MNTDQQKNISLNSNKIFPILALLGAVLLWGSAFAAMKHMVGTMNPWTVMWLRTGIATLVLTPFTSRFAGHVKKGKDRKALALLAFLMPCLYFLFESHALTYTSATQAGLISASLPLMVAVGAGICFKEKTTLIGWLGLAVSIAGVIILSVTGSPSSGATNPALGNMLELAAMVSATGYMLLVKRLSANYGPFTLTAVQNAAGVIFFIPGLYLLIRDGLGPDPVNMLIIAAYLGAFVTLGAFGLYNVGMSKLPAGKASAFINLVPAIAAFFGWILLDETLTPLQMIASLIIFAGVWLAQYGDKIGKKNTLLNLKKKPI, from the coding sequence ATGAATACTGATCAGCAAAAAAATATTTCTCTAAATTCAAATAAGATATTCCCGATACTGGCTTTGCTTGGTGCTGTACTTCTTTGGGGCAGTGCATTCGCCGCAATGAAACATATGGTAGGAACCATGAATCCATGGACTGTCATGTGGCTGCGAACCGGTATTGCCACGCTGGTCCTTACTCCCTTTACGTCCAGATTTGCCGGACATGTAAAAAAAGGAAAAGACCGCAAGGCTCTTGCTCTTCTGGCCTTTTTAATGCCCTGTCTCTATTTTTTATTTGAATCTCATGCCTTAACCTACACCTCCGCCACACAGGCAGGACTGATCTCAGCATCATTACCTTTGATGGTTGCTGTCGGCGCGGGCATTTGCTTCAAAGAAAAAACAACCCTTATAGGTTGGCTGGGGTTAGCCGTTTCTATCGCAGGGGTAATAATCCTTTCAGTTACAGGTTCTCCATCAAGCGGTGCTACAAATCCAGCCCTTGGCAACATGCTTGAACTTGCGGCAATGGTTAGCGCAACGGGCTACATGCTACTTGTAAAACGTCTTTCAGCAAACTATGGACCATTTACTCTGACAGCTGTTCAAAACGCTGCGGGAGTTATATTCTTCATTCCCGGATTATATTTGCTCATCCGTGACGGGCTGGGCCCAGACCCTGTTAATATGCTGATAATTGCAGCCTACCTTGGTGCTTTCGTAACTCTTGGCGCATTTGGTTTATATAACGTCGGCATGAGTAAACTACCTGCCGGAAAAGCATCTGCATTTATAAATCTAGTGCCCGCTATCGCTGCATTTTTCGGGTGGATACTTTTAGACGAGACTCTGACTCCACTCCAAATGATAGCATCGCTGATAATCTTTGCCGGAGTATGGCTTGCTCAATATGGGGACAAAATAGGTAAAAAAAATACTTTGCTAAATCTGAAGAAGAAACCGATATAA
- a CDS encoding AraC family transcriptional regulator, giving the protein MSNGNIKYLRPVEVEGLEIQEVINSNHSFPNHTHGFHSVGVMEDGGCYCRQQGAGSSFVKAGEIALFNPGLVHSGVLTGQNSITYRVFSFEPMLFEKASKDLAQKERLPEFNSVVVEDKLATCSLIQLKQSIVAQTSRLAIDTALSRAAAALLIRHCETAPKVPKTKESVAVKKAREYLSENLSGNISLEELSKVAGLSRYHLLRVFREATGLPPHSFHIQQRIDHAKRLLRLGTPFAQVALESGFSDQSHFTNTFRRYTGATPTQYAQGQ; this is encoded by the coding sequence ATGAGTAATGGCAACATTAAATATTTACGACCTGTTGAGGTCGAAGGGTTAGAGATTCAGGAGGTTATAAACTCCAATCATTCTTTCCCTAATCACACGCACGGTTTCCACTCCGTTGGAGTTATGGAAGACGGAGGTTGCTATTGCCGTCAGCAAGGAGCTGGCAGTTCTTTTGTTAAAGCAGGTGAAATTGCCCTTTTTAACCCGGGACTTGTTCATTCCGGAGTTCTAACAGGACAAAATTCAATTACATATCGAGTTTTCAGTTTCGAACCTATGCTTTTTGAAAAAGCTTCCAAAGATTTGGCCCAAAAAGAAAGATTGCCTGAGTTTAACTCAGTAGTTGTTGAAGACAAACTTGCCACCTGCTCTTTAATTCAACTTAAACAGTCCATTGTAGCCCAAACCAGCCGTCTTGCAATTGATACGGCACTTTCCAGAGCAGCCGCAGCACTGCTCATCCGCCATTGCGAAACAGCACCAAAAGTACCTAAAACTAAAGAGTCTGTAGCTGTAAAAAAAGCTAGGGAATATTTATCCGAGAACCTTTCCGGCAACATTTCACTTGAAGAGCTCTCAAAAGTTGCAGGACTTTCACGCTATCACCTACTTAGAGTTTTCCGAGAAGCTACAGGGTTGCCGCCTCACAGTTTTCATATTCAACAACGCATTGACCATGCCAAAAGATTACTGCGCCTCGGAACACCGTTTGCTCAAGTAGCGCTTGAAAGCGGATTCTCCGATCAAAGTCATTTTACAAATACATTCCGCAGATATACCGGTGCAACTCCGACTCAATACGCTCAAGGCCAATAA
- a CDS encoding alanine/ornithine racemase family PLP-dependent enzyme, whose protein sequence is MNTPYLEINLAKVFSNTQKLVEMFGARNIFITGITKVALGEPKIANCLVAAGIESIGDSRISNIKRMQQAGVKAVFTLIRTPSITEILDVVKYADVSFNSELSIIAELSKAAIKQNKIHDIVLMVEMGDLREGILKQDLSQTIKKVIQLKGVNLVGLATNLACFSGVKPSKTKMDQLSRLAEACENEFNMKFRIISGGNSANFNWLFENSNLGRINNVRLGESIFIGRETLSRKHIKGLYLNAITLVAGVIESKVKPSLPEGEVGQDSFGNTSIFVDKGDMLRTILAIGKQDVQVSGLTPLSDVDIIGSSSDHLILDTTRSPLHIGEQVRFSLDYPALLSCMTSPFVGNSYI, encoded by the coding sequence ATGAACACCCCCTATCTTGAAATAAATTTAGCAAAAGTATTCAGCAACACACAAAAATTGGTTGAAATGTTCGGCGCCAGAAATATTTTCATCACGGGCATAACCAAAGTAGCACTAGGCGAACCGAAAATTGCGAATTGCTTAGTTGCAGCGGGTATAGAGTCAATCGGAGACTCAAGAATTTCCAACATTAAACGCATGCAGCAGGCTGGCGTAAAAGCCGTATTCACTTTAATCAGGACTCCATCGATCACAGAAATTTTAGATGTGGTAAAATATGCAGACGTGAGTTTCAATTCAGAACTATCAATAATAGCTGAACTTTCTAAAGCAGCTATCAAACAAAATAAAATTCATGATATAGTTCTGATGGTTGAAATGGGAGATCTGCGCGAAGGCATTCTTAAACAGGACCTCAGTCAGACAATTAAAAAAGTAATCCAGCTTAAAGGAGTTAACCTTGTAGGCTTAGCCACCAACCTAGCCTGTTTCAGCGGGGTTAAACCATCTAAAACAAAAATGGATCAATTATCACGCTTGGCCGAAGCATGTGAAAATGAATTCAACATGAAATTCAGGATCATATCAGGCGGTAATTCTGCAAATTTTAATTGGTTATTTGAAAATAGCAATCTAGGAAGAATTAATAATGTCAGGCTCGGTGAATCCATTTTCATAGGACGCGAAACCCTCTCACGAAAACATATTAAGGGGCTATATCTTAACGCAATTACTTTAGTTGCCGGAGTCATTGAATCTAAAGTTAAGCCATCTCTTCCAGAAGGAGAAGTAGGACAGGATTCGTTCGGCAACACCTCAATCTTTGTTGATAAAGGAGATATGCTCCGAACTATTCTCGCTATCGGCAAACAGGATGTTCAAGTATCAGGGCTGACGCCATTGTCAGATGTAGATATAATAGGGTCAAGCAGTGATCACCTGATATTAGATACGACGCGTTCCCCTTTACACATCGGCGAGCAAGTACGATTCAGCCTTGATTATCCGGCGCTACTTTCGTGCATGACTTCACCTTTTGTCGGTAATTCATATATTTAA